In Musa acuminata AAA Group cultivar baxijiao chromosome BXJ2-8, Cavendish_Baxijiao_AAA, whole genome shotgun sequence, one genomic interval encodes:
- the LOC135618252 gene encoding uncharacterized protein LOC135618252 produces MSFKLILLIHELKNIPVEKLGDCGKSSLMVEIEWRGSGRKVGFLRRGSKKNCTSKQHMRPDGTVIWNEEFNCICKLKRMNSHGYKSWIVNLQVQESDKNSNGKSTVYGETKIDIAEYASPNHKKTISIPIRCKIKDQTAEIVLKVELHVVELNIKGSMDFARRRALSSRALSCVGLRRNYGTEFSSDRMIHPSLGNSSSEDEHEFSYSGIATANILLGAELPGKLEDHEEEEQNLQTSVKRQPSLVRLLSNKTRLNFKATKHPKGEPLLNKSCSDVGGDDIDLERHQQSSTESALLQREEKPRDRGFEDEGTFEVGVWERRRLSSRDEGMELVADVFLASIDQRSEKAAGESACTVLAVVIADWLHHNPKALPLRCQFDELIHQGSLEWRKLCADEAHKEKFSDQHFDLDTVLEAKVRPLTENKTMSYVGFFGLDDMPDSLQFLQGTMSFDNIWDELLRSSPSEERIYIASWNDHFFVLRIEGDAIYLVDTFGERLFEGCNQAYILKFDSKSMIYKRSVEAGDSDECRQDVRQGGGAYTDGEAVCEGVICCREYIKGFLAALPLRELQQDVNRGVMEEAVLHRHLQIEFHYVAPLIEE; encoded by the exons ATGAGCTTTAAGCTGATCCTACTCATCCATGAACTCAAGAATATACCAGTGGAGAAGCTGGGGGATTGCGGCAAGAGCAGTTTGATGGTGGAAATAGAATGGAGAGGAAGTGGAAGAAAAGTCGGTTTCCTGCGCCGGGGGTCGAAGAAGAACTGCACTTCCAAGCAGCACATGAGACCGGACGGCACCGTGATTTGGAACGAAGAATTCAACTGCATCTGCAAGCTTAAGAGGATGAATTCCCATGGTTACAAGAGTTGGATTGTCAATCTACAAGTTCAA GAATCTGATAAGAACTCGAACGGTAAGTCTACGGTGTACGGAGAAACCAAGATAGACATTGCCGAGTACGCCTCTCCAAATCACAAGAAAACAATTAGCATCCCAATCAGATGCAAGATTAAGGACCAGACTGCGGAAATTGTGCTGAAG GTTGAACTGCATGTCGTGGAGCTCAACATAAAAGGCAGCATGGATTTCGCGCGGCGACGAGCTCTTAGCTCGCGTGCCTTGTCGTGTGTGGGGTTGCGGCGAAACTATGGTACTGAATTCTCAAGCGATCGAATGATACATCCATCGTTAGGGAATTCTTCGTCAGAAGATGAGCATGAATTTAGTTATAGTGGAATAGCCACTGCTAACATCCTCCTCGGTGCTGAGTTGCCTGGAAAGCTCGAAGATCACGAGGAGGAAGAACAAAATCTGCAGACATCAGTCAAACGACAACCTTCCCTTGTTAGGCTCCTGTCGAACAAGACGAGACTCAACTTCAAAGCCACAAAGCACCCGAAAGGAGAGCCACTTCTGAACAAATCATGCAGTGATGTTGGAGGTGACGATATCGATCTCGAGCGGCACCAACAGTCGAGCACCGAGTCTGCGTTGCTGCAGCGTGAGGAGAAACCTCGAGATCGAGGATTCGAAGATGAAGGAACTTTCGAGGTCGGCGTATGGGAGAGAAGAAGATTAAGCAGCAGAGACGAGGGGATGGAGCTCGTCGCCGACGTCTTTCTTGCATCCATCGATCAGCGTAGCGAGAAGGCCGCAGGTGAGAGTGCCTGTACGGTGCTCGCCGTCGTCATCGCCGATTGGCTGCATCACAACCCGAAAGCTCTGCCACTGCGGTGTCAGTTCGACGAACTGATACATCAAGGATCCctggagtggagaaagctttgtgcAGATGAGGCCCACAAGGAGAAATTCTCGGATCAGCATTTCGACCTCGACACGGTACTGGAAGCAAAAGTCCGGCCGCTGACAGAGAACAAGACGATGTCCTACGTAGGATTCTTCGGCCTCGACGACATGCCCGACAGCCTACAATTTCTGCAAGGGACGATGTCGTTCGACAACATTTGGGATGAGCTCCTGCGTAGTTCACCGTCGGAAGAAAGGATATACATTGCGAGCTGGAACGATCACTTCTTCGTCCTCAGGATCGAAGGCGATGCCATCTATCTGGTCGACACCTTCGGGGAGAGACTCTTCGAGGGATGCAATCAAGCATACATTCTGAAGTTCGACAGCAAGAGTATGATCTATAAGCGGAGCGTTGAAGCGGGAGACTCAGATGAATGCAGACAAGACGTTCGACAGGGTGGAGGGGCTTACACAGACGGAGAGGCCGTGTGTGAAGGTGTCATCTGCTGCAGAGAATACATCAAGGGATTTCTAGCGGCGCTTCCACTGCGAGAACTCCAACAGGACGTGAATCGGGGGGTGATGGAAGAAGCAGTTTTGCATCGTCATCTGCAAATAGAATTCCACTACGTAGCGCCTTTAATTGAGGAATAA
- the LOC103994821 gene encoding zinc finger CCCH domain-containing protein 11 isoform X1 has translation MPPKGQPSKAELAKKQKVVEDKTFGLKNKNKSKNVQKYVQSLQQSVQPKPDSSKIAAKKKKEEDKAREKELNDLFKIAVSQPKVPVGVDPKSILCEFFKVGQCQKGFKCKFSHDLNVQRKGEKIDLYSDQRDCDQGTMEDWDQEMLEKVVETKNKEYNQNKPTDIVCKYFLDAVEKKQYGWFWVCPNGGKDCHYRHALPPGYVLKSQMKALLEEETEKITIEEEIENQRAKVSTSTPLTPELFTQWKRKKMEEREADLAAMRADRAKNDRMSGRELFLSDSSLFVDDDEAYEKYNREEQPESTEKLQVKSEPGVEESSSMPSVDMNSEILDDDDDDDDELDIDELNELEASLSRTSIQIHEPGIESQS, from the exons ATGCCGCCGAAGGGCCAGCCGTCCAaggcggagctcgccaagaagcaGAAGGTCGTGGAGGACAAGACGTTCGGGctcaagaacaagaacaagagcAAGAATGTTCAAAAGTACGTTCAGAGCCTCCAGCAATCCGTCCAGCCGAAACCTGATTCCTCCAAGATCGCCGCCAAG aagaagaaggaagaagataagGCCCGAGAGAAGGAGCTGAACGATCTGTTCAAGATTGCCGTCAGCCAGCCTAAGGTCCCAGTTG GTGTCGACCCCAAGTCGATACTGTGCGAGTTCTTCAAGGTCGGGCAATGTCAGAAAGGTTTCAAGTGCAAGTTCTCACATGACCTAAATGTTCAGAGGAAGGGTGAGAAGATCGATCTGTACAGTGATCAGCGTGATTGTGATCAAG GAACAATGGAGGATTGGGATCAGGAAATGTTGGAGAAGGTCGTTGAAACAAAGAATAAGGAGTATAATCAGAACAAACCTACTGATATT GTCTGTAAATACTTTTTAGATGCAGTGGAGAAGAAGCAGTATGGTTGGTTCTGGGTTTGCCCAAATGGTGGCAAGGACTGCCATTATAGGCATGCGCTTCCTCCTGGTTATGTATTGAAATCTCAGATGAAAGCATTGCTGGAGGAAGAAACTGAAAAGATAACAATTGAAGAAGAGATAGAAAATCAG CGGGCAAAAGTTTCGACGTCAACTCCTCTTACTCCTGAGTTGTTCACACAATGGAAAAGGAAAAAGATGGAAGAAAGAGAAGCTGATCTTGCTGCAATGCGTGCTGATAGGGCTAAGAATGATCGCATGag TGGTCGTGAGTTGTTTCTGTCAGATTCAAGTTtgtttgttgatgatgatgaggcaTATGAGAAGTATAATAgagaagaacaacctgaatctactgAGAAg TTGCAGGTCAAGAGTGAGCCAGGGGTGGAGGAATCAAGTTCCATGCCTTCTGTTGACATGAATTCAGAAatccttgatgatgatgatgatgatgatgatgaactggATATTGATGAGCTAAATGAATTGGAAGCAAGCCTATCTAGAACATCTATCCAGATACATGAGCCAGGCATAGAATCACAATCTTAA
- the LOC103994821 gene encoding zinc finger CCCH domain-containing protein 11 isoform X2 produces the protein MPPKGQPSKAELAKKQKVVEDKTFGLKNKNKSKNVQKYVQSLQQSVQPKPDSSKIAAKKKKEEDKAREKELNDLFKIAVSQPKVPVGVDPKSILCEFFKVGQCQKGFKCKFSHDLNVQRKGEKIDLYSDQRDCDQGTMEDWDQEMLEKVVETKNKEYNQNKPTDIVCKYFLDAVEKKQYGWFWVCPNGGKDCHYRHALPPGYVLKSQMKALLEEETEKITIEEEIENQRAKVSTSTPLTPELFTQWKRKKMEEREADLAAMRADRAKNDRMSGRELFLSDSSLFVDDDEAYEKYNREEQPESTEKVKSEPGVEESSSMPSVDMNSEILDDDDDDDDELDIDELNELEASLSRTSIQIHEPGIESQS, from the exons ATGCCGCCGAAGGGCCAGCCGTCCAaggcggagctcgccaagaagcaGAAGGTCGTGGAGGACAAGACGTTCGGGctcaagaacaagaacaagagcAAGAATGTTCAAAAGTACGTTCAGAGCCTCCAGCAATCCGTCCAGCCGAAACCTGATTCCTCCAAGATCGCCGCCAAG aagaagaaggaagaagataagGCCCGAGAGAAGGAGCTGAACGATCTGTTCAAGATTGCCGTCAGCCAGCCTAAGGTCCCAGTTG GTGTCGACCCCAAGTCGATACTGTGCGAGTTCTTCAAGGTCGGGCAATGTCAGAAAGGTTTCAAGTGCAAGTTCTCACATGACCTAAATGTTCAGAGGAAGGGTGAGAAGATCGATCTGTACAGTGATCAGCGTGATTGTGATCAAG GAACAATGGAGGATTGGGATCAGGAAATGTTGGAGAAGGTCGTTGAAACAAAGAATAAGGAGTATAATCAGAACAAACCTACTGATATT GTCTGTAAATACTTTTTAGATGCAGTGGAGAAGAAGCAGTATGGTTGGTTCTGGGTTTGCCCAAATGGTGGCAAGGACTGCCATTATAGGCATGCGCTTCCTCCTGGTTATGTATTGAAATCTCAGATGAAAGCATTGCTGGAGGAAGAAACTGAAAAGATAACAATTGAAGAAGAGATAGAAAATCAG CGGGCAAAAGTTTCGACGTCAACTCCTCTTACTCCTGAGTTGTTCACACAATGGAAAAGGAAAAAGATGGAAGAAAGAGAAGCTGATCTTGCTGCAATGCGTGCTGATAGGGCTAAGAATGATCGCATGag TGGTCGTGAGTTGTTTCTGTCAGATTCAAGTTtgtttgttgatgatgatgaggcaTATGAGAAGTATAATAgagaagaacaacctgaatctactgAGAAg GTCAAGAGTGAGCCAGGGGTGGAGGAATCAAGTTCCATGCCTTCTGTTGACATGAATTCAGAAatccttgatgatgatgatgatgatgatgatgaactggATATTGATGAGCTAAATGAATTGGAAGCAAGCCTATCTAGAACATCTATCCAGATACATGAGCCAGGCATAGAATCACAATCTTAA
- the LOC103994820 gene encoding enoyl-[acyl-carrier-protein] reductase, mitochondrial: MASLRLTLRSLGVSHRSCPRFPLSRITSNTFRGFATNLSPPSKAVIYEQQGPPDQVTRVIDLPPVELKANDVCVKMLAAPINPSDINRIEGVYPARPILPAIGGHEGVGEVYSVGSGVCNLSVGDWVIPSPPSFGTWQTYIVKEETVWHKIDKDVPMEYAATINVNPLTALRMLEDFVKLNPGDTIIQNGATSIVGQCVIQLARIQGVHSVNIIRDRVGSEEAKGKLKNLGADEVYTESQLEVKNIKSLLGDLPEPILGFNCVGGSAASLVLKLLRQGGTMVTYGGMSRKPVTVPTSAFIFKDLALRGFWLQKWTNSEKAKDCIPMIDHILTLVKNGKLKYEMELVPFEDFSTALDRALGKSGSHPKQVIRF, encoded by the exons ATGGCGTCTCTCAGGCTGACTCTGAGGTCCCTCGGCGTGTCGCATCGAAGCTGCCCGCGATTCCCTCTTTCGCGCATTACGTCGAACACCTTTCGAGGGTTCGCCACCAACCTTTCTCCGCCTTCCAAGGCCGTCATCTACGAACAGCAAGGGCCCCCAGATCAGGTCACCAG GGTAATTGATCTCCCGCCCGTGGAACTGAAAGCGAATGATGTGTGCGTCAAGATGCTTGCGGCTCCTATCAATCCTTCAGACATCAACAGGATAGAAG GTGTTTACCCTGCGAGGCCTATACTACCTGCAATCGGAGGACATGAGGGGGTTGGAGAAGTATACTCAGTGGGCTCTGGTGTGTGTAATCTCTCAGTAGGTGACTGGGTCATACCATCTCCTCCATCCTTTG GAACATGGCAAACTTATATTGTGAAAGAAGAGACTGTTTGGCACAAAATAGATAAAGATGTTCCTATGGAGTATGCTGCGACCATTAATGTAAATCCTCTGACTGCTCTGCGGATGCTGGAAGATTTTGTCAAGCTGAACCCTG GCGATACCATCATCCAAAATGGTGCTACGAGTATTGTGGGACAATGTGTTATTCAGCTTGCTAGAATTCAGGGTGTCCATAGTGTAAATATTATAAGAGACAG AGTTGGATCAGAAGAAGCTAAAGGAAAACTTAAGAATCTTGGGGCAGATGAGGTGTACACTGAAAGCCAGCTGGAAGTGAAGAACATCAAGAGTCTTCTG GGTGATCTGCCAGAACCCATCTTAGGATTCAATTGTGTTGGGGGGAGTGCTGCTTCACTGGTTCTCAAGTTGTTGAG GCAAGGAGGCACCATGGTAACATATGGAGGCATGTCAAGGAAACCTGTCACTGTACCTACTTCAGCATTCATTTTCAAG GATCTTGCTCTGCGGGGATTTTGGCTGCAGAAGTGGACAAATTCAGAGAAAGCTAAAGATTGTATACCAATGATAGACCACATTTTGACCTTGGTGAAGAATGGCAAGCTGAAGTACGA GATGGAGCTGGTTCCTTTCGAAGATTTCAGTACTGCACTAGATAGGGCACTTGGGAAATCAGGCAGCCATCCCAAACAGGTTATCAGATTCTAA